The proteins below are encoded in one region of Paenibacillus albus:
- a CDS encoding class I SAM-dependent methyltransferase — protein sequence MIQINKDGWNKVAEQFFEGSFDILDYGRYAPTEEELNLLGDISNSTILEVGCGSGHTLEYLSKRGARELWGVDLSSKQIETARQVVSNLHTTISFIESPMEEIPGLPLNYFDKAISIYALGWTVDLAATLKNIYGSLKSGGVFVFSWEHPIHSVVEFSNETIQFRRSYVNEGMEKHDSWRGTPIVMHNRKISTFINELIGAGFVIDQVIEDSKVDDHDTSDSSKWYSAAKARIIPSTVIFKSHKPLV from the coding sequence ATGATTCAAATTAATAAAGATGGCTGGAATAAAGTTGCAGAGCAATTTTTTGAGGGTTCATTTGATATTTTGGATTACGGACGATACGCTCCGACAGAAGAGGAACTAAATTTGCTTGGAGACATCTCGAATAGCACCATCTTAGAAGTAGGATGTGGAAGCGGGCATACGCTAGAATATTTGTCTAAGCGCGGTGCTCGGGAATTATGGGGCGTAGATCTCTCTAGCAAACAAATAGAAACCGCTCGGCAAGTGGTTTCAAATCTTCATACAACCATTTCATTTATTGAGTCTCCAATGGAGGAGATTCCGGGACTTCCTCTGAATTACTTCGATAAAGCCATATCCATTTATGCACTTGGATGGACAGTAGATTTAGCCGCGACATTAAAAAATATTTATGGAAGTCTTAAATCAGGGGGAGTATTCGTATTCAGCTGGGAGCACCCGATACATAGTGTGGTTGAGTTCTCAAACGAAACCATTCAATTTAGACGCTCATATGTGAATGAAGGCATGGAAAAGCATGATTCATGGAGAGGTACGCCGATTGTCATGCATAATAGGAAAATAAGCACGTTCATTAATGAACTTATTGGTGCCGGGTTTGTAATCGATCAAGTGATCGAAGATTCGAAGGTAGATGATCATGATACCAGTGACTCTTCAAAGTGGTATTCAGCTGCGAAGGCGAGGATTATACCTTCGACAGTCATTTTTAAGAGCCATAAACCTTTGGTCTAA
- a CDS encoding DUF3885 domain-containing protein gives MTKQTEGIKMLQDIYSYLKFKFPGYWSNINVRFELGEPFRNGSKRRIAQVNKRVNAIFEELFKPTDSIFVVIKDWGPYEDPMFGNTTPEYLYDLLKDLTKEEDTCFDINEDEDDEGNRIEVKHQYQFIVLSGLVSSIPYKRILEGISHYEQGKEPSIGQNVYFLSREKDILFHMYDDRGCIAHAISVGSLKTLYLKYNDWIVDYWREYIDRIFKDK, from the coding sequence ATGACAAAACAAACTGAGGGGATCAAAATGTTACAGGATATATATAGCTATTTAAAATTTAAGTTTCCTGGTTATTGGAGTAATATCAACGTACGTTTTGAGTTGGGTGAACCATTTCGAAACGGATCAAAACGGAGAATTGCTCAAGTAAACAAGAGAGTAAACGCAATTTTCGAAGAGCTATTTAAACCAACCGATTCTATATTTGTCGTAATCAAAGACTGGGGACCGTATGAAGATCCCATGTTTGGAAATACAACTCCGGAGTATCTATATGATTTGCTCAAAGACTTAACAAAGGAAGAAGACACCTGCTTTGATATCAATGAAGACGAGGATGATGAAGGGAATAGAATAGAAGTTAAGCATCAGTACCAATTTATAGTCTTATCGGGTTTGGTTTCTTCAATTCCTTATAAGAGAATCCTTGAGGGGATATCACATTATGAGCAAGGAAAAGAACCGTCTATTGGACAAAATGTTTACTTTTTAAGTCGAGAAAAGGACATTCTATTTCACATGTACGACGATAGAGGATGTATCGCACATGCCATTTCTGTTGGAAGCTTAAAGACTCTATATCTAAAGTATAACGACTGGATTGTGGATTACTGGAGAGAGTATATTGACCGTATATTCAAGGATAAGTGA
- a CDS encoding GNAT family N-acetyltransferase, protein MDFKKLDLEGLSILEEWFKDPEVLKWLSGTLPLNRWYEYVEQSPSYFAWMVYEEGSRIGQISLEIYSDNTASIEILTNPPLRNKGYGKRMLEAFLTRPELATVQTIKVGIEHDNITSLNCFKKIGFVEQEFDLEGLVTLTFSLHKVEENL, encoded by the coding sequence TTGGATTTCAAGAAGCTTGATCTCGAAGGCTTAAGTATATTAGAAGAGTGGTTTAAAGACCCTGAGGTACTAAAATGGTTAAGTGGTACATTACCATTAAACCGTTGGTATGAGTATGTTGAACAAAGCCCAAGTTATTTTGCGTGGATGGTTTATGAAGAAGGGAGTCGAATTGGTCAAATCTCTCTGGAGATTTATTCAGATAATACCGCCTCAATAGAAATATTGACAAATCCTCCGTTACGTAATAAAGGATATGGAAAGAGAATGCTGGAAGCATTCCTTACTCGACCTGAACTTGCAACCGTACAAACAATAAAAGTGGGAATAGAACATGATAATATCACTAGTCTCAACTGCTTTAAGAAAATAGGTTTTGTCGAGCAGGAATTCGATCTTGAGGGCTTAGTTACTCTTACTTTTTCACTTCATAAAGTTGAAGAAAACCTTTGA
- a CDS encoding DinB family protein, which yields MELLLKQYDYIRRTREILFSYCEQIKNVEYITEVKQFGQGAIRGTHFHVAECYAFWLGEFGMGRPCGWREEMIADVAAMRRLFTEVDVLVHEFLERYALNIDIPVEGQFKGYKYAATPLWLFTHTVTHEFHHKGQIATMGRMIGYPPPDLDLIMTNGVVEDNL from the coding sequence ATGGAGCTTTTATTGAAGCAATACGACTATATAAGACGAACACGAGAAATACTTTTCAGCTATTGTGAGCAAATAAAAAATGTTGAATATATAACAGAAGTGAAGCAGTTCGGCCAAGGGGCGATTCGAGGAACACATTTCCATGTCGCAGAATGCTATGCTTTTTGGCTCGGTGAATTTGGTATGGGGAGACCTTGCGGTTGGCGTGAAGAGATGATCGCAGATGTGGCTGCAATGCGTCGTTTATTCACGGAGGTGGATGTTTTAGTTCATGAATTTCTTGAACGATACGCACTGAACATCGATATTCCGGTTGAAGGTCAGTTCAAAGGATATAAGTACGCGGCGACACCGCTGTGGCTTTTTACACATACCGTGACGCACGAGTTTCATCATAAAGGACAAATCGCAACGATGGGACGTATGATCGGCTATCCTCCCCCGGATCTGGATTTAATCATGACGAATGGAGTAGTTGAAGATAACTTGTAA
- a CDS encoding cyclase family protein — protein MKLIDLSVAISPQIREPLPAKIEYASHEDGARQAAAVLGLQPDNFPESKAWATETVTLNTHAGTHIDAPWHYWPTSEGKPARTIDELPLEWFFGDGVLLDFSAKPPGYEITKEDLIVELDRICYTLKPFDIVLIRSDADKRLFHEHYAFLHAGVSAEATEWLLDQGIKVVGTDGWGWDIPLNIQAEEYRKEPREGVLWAAHYVGKDREYCQIEKLANLDQIPKPFGFKVCCFPIKVEKGSAGWSRPVAIIEE, from the coding sequence ATGAAGCTTATAGATTTGAGTGTGGCTATCAGTCCACAGATTCGAGAGCCTTTGCCTGCGAAGATTGAATACGCAAGTCATGAAGATGGAGCAAGGCAAGCAGCGGCGGTGCTGGGCCTTCAGCCAGACAACTTCCCGGAAAGCAAAGCGTGGGCAACTGAGACCGTGACACTGAATACCCACGCAGGTACGCATATTGATGCTCCGTGGCATTACTGGCCGACCTCGGAAGGGAAGCCTGCTCGCACGATTGACGAGCTGCCGCTGGAGTGGTTTTTCGGCGACGGCGTACTACTGGATTTCAGCGCGAAGCCTCCAGGATACGAAATTACAAAAGAGGACCTGATAGTGGAGCTCGACCGAATCTGCTATACACTGAAACCCTTTGACATCGTCCTCATCCGAAGCGACGCAGACAAGCGTCTTTTCCATGAGCATTATGCCTTCCTACATGCTGGTGTATCTGCCGAAGCTACCGAGTGGTTGCTAGACCAGGGCATTAAAGTAGTGGGAACAGACGGTTGGGGCTGGGACATTCCACTCAACATACAGGCTGAAGAGTACCGCAAAGAGCCGAGAGAAGGTGTCCTGTGGGCGGCCCATTACGTCGGCAAGGACCGTGAATACTGCCAGATCGAGAAACTGGCCAATCTGGATCAAATTCCGAAACCGTTCGGTTTCAAAGTATGTTGTTTCCCGATTAAGGTGGAAAAAGGCAGTGCCGGGTGGTCAAGACCTGTTGCGATTATTGAGGAGTAG
- a CDS encoding tRNA dihydrouridine synthase, whose protein sequence is MKENFWRDLPRPFFVLAPMEDVTDVVFRHVVSEAGRPDVYFTEFANTESYCHPEGNKSVRGRLTFTPDEQPIVAHIWGDKPEFFREMSIGMAKEGFKGIDINMGCPVANVAENGKGSGLICRPEIAADIIQAAKAGGLPVSVKTRLGFSEIDEWRDWLTHILKQDIVNLSIHLRTREEMSKVKAHWELIPEIKKLRDELAPDTLLTINGDIPDRQTGQQLAEQYGVDGIMIGRGIFQNPFAFEKEPKEHSSAELLDLLRLHLDLHDHYSAEVPRSFSALTRFFKIYVRGFRGASELRNSLMNAKSKSEVRVLLSEFGSKEHDGAEEHGN, encoded by the coding sequence ATGAAAGAAAATTTTTGGCGCGATTTACCACGACCTTTTTTTGTACTAGCACCCATGGAAGATGTGACAGATGTTGTTTTTCGCCATGTCGTAAGTGAGGCAGGCAGACCGGATGTGTATTTTACGGAATTTGCGAATACGGAGAGTTATTGTCACCCAGAGGGGAACAAAAGTGTACGTGGGCGCTTGACTTTTACCCCGGATGAACAGCCGATTGTCGCACATATCTGGGGAGATAAGCCGGAATTTTTCCGTGAAATGAGCATCGGAATGGCGAAAGAAGGATTCAAAGGCATCGATATTAATATGGGTTGTCCAGTGGCGAATGTAGCAGAGAATGGGAAGGGCAGCGGCCTGATCTGCCGGCCTGAAATCGCAGCGGATATCATCCAAGCCGCCAAAGCCGGGGGACTGCCCGTCAGTGTAAAAACAAGGCTCGGTTTTAGTGAGATAGACGAATGGCGCGACTGGTTAACCCATATTTTGAAACAAGATATTGTTAATCTCTCCATTCATCTTCGCACAAGAGAGGAAATGAGCAAAGTAAAAGCTCATTGGGAACTGATTCCGGAGATTAAGAAGCTTCGTGATGAGTTGGCGCCAGATACACTTCTGACCATTAACGGGGATATCCCTGACCGTCAGACCGGCCAGCAGCTTGCAGAGCAATACGGTGTCGACGGTATTATGATTGGACGCGGTATTTTTCAAAATCCATTTGCATTTGAGAAAGAGCCGAAGGAGCACAGCAGTGCGGAATTGCTTGATCTGCTGCGGCTCCATCTGGATCTGCATGATCATTACTCAGCAGAGGTACCACGTTCGTTTAGCGCGCTTACCCGTTTCTTCAAAATTTATGTTCGTGGGTTTCGAGGGGCAAGTGAACTCAGAAACAGCTTGATGAACGCCAAATCAAAAAGTGAAGTGCGTGTATTGCTGAGTGAGTTTGGAAGCAAGGAGCATGATGGGGCTGAGGAACATGGGAATTAG
- a CDS encoding FAD-dependent oxidoreductase, translating into MINKMKADIVIVGGGLGGVSAALSAARIGARVIMTEESDWIGGQLTSQAVPPDEHPWIEQFGCTASYREFRNRVREYYRRHYPLNAKAAANPTLNPGNGWVSRLAHEPKVALRVLQDMLAPYVNGGRVSILLNTRPIEVIVEGDECRSLIVEQIDIGGQLELIAPMYLDATELGELLPLGGIEHVTGAEARSETGEPHAMEQADPLDMQSITHVFAVDYVEGGNFTINMPEMYNYWRSFIPSFSQYPILDWKTMDPHNPDRIKEYTMFPNKLKLVSLWDYRRIFDPSQLAEPHLYDGEVTLVNWPQNDYFVGPIIGVSQEEKDRHLYQAKQLSLSLLYWLQTEAPRLDGGKGYPGVRPRGDVLGTVDGLAKTAYIRESRRIRARYTITENDVSREARGSNGIRTYEDSVGIGSYHLDLHPTTISQRGFYIPSVPYEIPLGALLPIRVRNLLPACKNIGTTQVSNGCYRLHPTEWNIGEAAGALAAFAVKRKCSAHDVQDQSDLLQAYLKQLDDLGVERHWPNQSFWE; encoded by the coding sequence ATGATAAACAAGATGAAAGCCGACATTGTCATCGTTGGAGGCGGGCTTGGCGGAGTCTCCGCAGCATTGTCTGCTGCACGTATAGGCGCTCGAGTCATCATGACCGAGGAATCGGACTGGATAGGTGGCCAACTCACTAGCCAGGCTGTTCCACCGGATGAACATCCGTGGATTGAACAATTCGGATGTACAGCATCATATCGAGAATTTCGTAACCGAGTTCGTGAGTATTACCGGCGCCATTACCCATTAAATGCTAAAGCGGCAGCCAATCCAACTCTGAATCCAGGAAATGGCTGGGTTAGCCGACTCGCACATGAGCCTAAAGTGGCGCTCAGAGTGTTGCAAGACATGCTCGCTCCATACGTGAACGGAGGGAGAGTCAGCATTCTGCTCAATACCCGTCCGATCGAAGTGATCGTAGAAGGAGATGAATGTCGGTCTCTCATTGTCGAGCAAATAGATATTGGCGGGCAGCTGGAACTGATTGCACCGATGTATCTGGATGCAACGGAACTTGGCGAATTACTGCCACTTGGCGGTATCGAGCATGTGACTGGTGCGGAAGCTCGTTCGGAAACGGGAGAGCCTCATGCTATGGAGCAGGCAGATCCGCTCGACATGCAGTCCATTACTCATGTATTCGCCGTCGACTATGTGGAAGGCGGAAATTTTACAATAAACATGCCGGAGATGTACAATTACTGGCGTAGTTTCATTCCTTCATTCTCACAGTATCCGATTCTTGACTGGAAAACGATGGACCCTCATAATCCAGATAGAATCAAGGAATATACGATGTTTCCAAACAAGCTTAAGCTTGTGTCATTATGGGACTACCGACGTATCTTCGATCCTTCTCAACTGGCAGAGCCCCACTTGTACGACGGAGAAGTGACTCTGGTAAACTGGCCTCAAAACGATTATTTTGTCGGGCCGATCATTGGTGTTTCACAAGAAGAAAAGGATCGTCATTTGTATCAGGCCAAGCAGCTCAGCTTGTCGTTATTGTATTGGCTGCAGACCGAAGCACCTAGACTAGACGGAGGAAAGGGCTATCCGGGCGTTCGTCCGCGTGGCGATGTCCTGGGAACGGTGGACGGGCTAGCGAAGACGGCGTACATTCGCGAGTCAAGAAGAATTCGCGCCCGTTACACAATAACCGAGAACGATGTCAGCCGAGAAGCACGCGGGTCTAACGGAATTCGTACCTACGAAGATAGCGTTGGCATCGGCAGTTATCATCTCGATCTGCATCCGACGACGATTTCGCAGCGCGGTTTCTATATCCCAAGCGTTCCCTACGAAATCCCATTGGGAGCTCTGCTGCCTATACGTGTCCGTAACCTGCTTCCGGCATGTAAAAATATCGGGACTACGCAAGTGTCTAATGGCTGCTATCGGCTTCATCCGACGGAGTGGAATATTGGTGAAGCAGCCGGCGCATTGGCGGCATTCGCAGTCAAGCGAAAGTGTTCGGCTCATGACGTGCAGGATCAATCAGACTTGCTGCAAGCATATCTAAAGCAGCTTGATGATTTGGGTGTCGAACGACATTGGCCAAATCAGAGTTTCTGGGAATAA
- a CDS encoding MFS transporter: protein MQLLTIFIGFIIFGFSENIKGPAIPRIQFDFMISESKLGTLLSLNALGYLIACTFTAYLTKKWGIKWVTVAAFSSMAVSGILIYISHSYALFSASYFLMYIGNGMLEIGLAILSARIFVKNTGMMMNMTHGFYGLSSTVAPLIATGLMKVTIAGHLLDWRGMYLVMLLLSIIPIVIAMCSTFPGDEISLEDRISYKTLMKDRVLWLMVLVLTFGVVSELAVGGWLVNFLEKAYDWDSVTASGMLSTFFLCFSLARLFLGPLTDRIGFVISLVIFSGFSACCTFAAILGGEQVAFLFALSGTGIAMIYPTVMAFIAKRYPKGTDNAITFTVTLMGLGSVIGNYLIGGVTELAKRMVGEDSSTSLLRGLQAGYGFIGACAALCAITGLILYVYLYKRNEVI from the coding sequence ATGCAGCTGCTAACCATATTCATCGGTTTCATTATCTTCGGATTCTCGGAAAATATTAAAGGCCCGGCAATCCCGCGGATTCAATTTGATTTTATGATTAGCGAATCTAAGCTGGGGACGTTGCTATCGTTAAACGCTCTGGGTTATTTGATAGCTTGTACCTTTACAGCGTATTTAACCAAGAAATGGGGAATTAAGTGGGTCACCGTCGCTGCGTTTTCCTCTATGGCGGTATCCGGCATCCTCATTTATATCTCGCATAGTTACGCTTTGTTTTCTGCTTCCTATTTCCTCATGTACATTGGCAACGGAATGCTTGAAATTGGTTTAGCCATTCTAAGCGCTAGGATTTTTGTGAAGAACACGGGTATGATGATGAATATGACGCACGGCTTCTACGGGTTAAGCTCAACGGTTGCTCCACTTATAGCAACTGGCTTGATGAAGGTGACGATCGCCGGTCACTTGCTTGATTGGCGGGGGATGTATTTGGTAATGCTCCTGTTATCGATCATCCCTATTGTGATTGCTATGTGCAGTACATTCCCCGGTGATGAGATCTCGCTCGAGGATCGGATCTCATACAAAACCTTAATGAAAGACCGTGTACTGTGGCTAATGGTGCTGGTGCTTACTTTTGGCGTCGTATCTGAATTGGCAGTTGGGGGTTGGCTTGTTAATTTTCTAGAGAAAGCTTACGACTGGGATAGCGTAACGGCTTCGGGAATGCTATCCACCTTCTTCTTGTGCTTCTCGCTGGCCCGACTATTTCTTGGTCCGTTAACCGATCGAATTGGCTTTGTCATCTCTCTTGTTATCTTCTCTGGGTTTTCGGCATGTTGCACATTTGCTGCAATCCTCGGAGGGGAACAAGTCGCCTTCCTCTTTGCACTCTCTGGAACGGGCATTGCGATGATTTATCCTACTGTGATGGCTTTTATAGCAAAGCGATATCCTAAAGGGACCGATAATGCGATCACATTCACCGTAACGTTGATGGGACTTGGCAGCGTAATTGGCAATTATCTGATTGGTGGAGTCACTGAGCTCGCTAAACGCATGGTCGGAGAAGATTCTTCCACAAGCCTGCTTCGCGGACTTCAGGCCGGCTACGGCTTCATTGGAGCATGTGCGGCATTATGCGCGATAACCGGACTTATTTTATACGTATATTTATATAAGAGAAATGAAGTTATCTGA